A window of the Cardinium endosymbiont of Culicoides punctatus genome harbors these coding sequences:
- a CDS encoding outer membrane protein assembly factor BamD, whose translation MNKSRKILLLLGFACFGHVTPTLARSTDTTHTQSNAAVLEKMQKIVKLYEKQRYTNVLELIEELLPVVKCKADRLQLQFYEAYANYYEKNYSISSNQFHFLTEQYSLDPQIEEAFFMAGYSLAFENVDIYLDQTVTYDAIHLLEEYLEMYPEGHYLDLAHIALKTLHHRLISKSFKEAACYVRLGYYHAAIVALENFEKTYPNSGFELKTYALLLKSYKERAKTVSNEQEKKQIIDRMLDLSKWHSAYMHDTDKGMVLKKKKGMENNTGLAMLPHMPKYFKK comes from the coding sequence ATGAATAAGTCTAGAAAAATACTTTTATTGCTTGGTTTTGCATGTTTTGGACATGTCACCCCTACACTGGCCCGGTCTACGGATACGACACATACACAAAGTAATGCGGCCGTTTTAGAAAAAATGCAAAAGATTGTCAAGCTTTATGAAAAACAGCGTTATACAAACGTACTTGAATTAATAGAAGAGTTGCTTCCGGTTGTTAAGTGTAAAGCAGATCGGTTGCAGTTACAGTTTTATGAAGCCTATGCTAATTACTACGAGAAAAATTATAGTATTAGCTCAAACCAATTTCATTTCCTTACAGAACAATACTCTTTGGATCCACAAATAGAAGAGGCATTTTTTATGGCTGGATATAGTTTGGCTTTCGAAAATGTAGACATCTATCTAGACCAAACAGTTACCTACGATGCTATTCACTTGCTTGAAGAATACTTGGAAATGTATCCGGAAGGACATTACCTAGACTTAGCCCATATTGCTTTGAAAACCTTACACCATCGCCTTATATCTAAAAGTTTTAAAGAGGCTGCATGCTACGTGCGTTTAGGATATTATCATGCTGCTATTGTTGCACTTGAAAATTTCGAAAAAACTTATCCTAATTCAGGCTTCGAGCTCAAGACATATGCCCTCTTGCTAAAAAGTTATAAAGAACGTGCTAAAACAGTGTCTAATGAACAAGAAAAAAAGCAAATTATTGATCGTATGCTTGACTTATCAAAATGGCATAGTGCTTATATGCATGACACTGATAAAGGCATGGTATTAAAAAAGAAGAAAGGTATGGAAAATAATACTGGGTTGGCCATGCTTCCTCATATGCCTAAATATTTTAAGAAATAG
- a CDS encoding APC family permease — protein MNRKIGFYSLVAIVIGSQIGSGLFILPAALAEYGHMSLLGCLLSGVGAIFLSIVFGKLARYYTGVGGPHVYVSNVFGFKYGFFTTWSYWIISFVSTTVVVLTAFSYITPIIENSIGKSLSKEAILVLEIFLILLFMILNLLGSTTSARMEMVLSLLKTLPLVILPIGCLFYFDTTHFTNGTFPVGSFNKILSNSTLISFWGFIGLESGTTPSENVKNATTISRALVVGTTLVAIIYFGISIVVMGVIPLTALQGMDAPFMAIAQLILGGNWHIPIAIAVFIVCLGTLNAWIFVSGQIAASAAKINMLPYLFTKTNKYGSPHYSILASSLGIIPFLILTLNNSLKKQLLDLIDVSVIIFLLVYALSTCSYCKLLWDNRIARTKSNCIIGLLAMLFSIWMIVSAMSLFHLMVVGVIIASGIPSYLYMRNKSLISQEHTTTVTDISDKKSV, from the coding sequence ATGAATCGAAAAATAGGATTTTATTCACTGGTTGCCATTGTAATAGGTTCCCAAATTGGGAGTGGGTTATTTATATTGCCTGCAGCACTTGCAGAATATGGCCATATGTCTCTATTGGGATGCTTACTAAGTGGAGTTGGTGCAATTTTTTTATCAATTGTATTTGGTAAACTAGCCCGTTACTATACAGGAGTAGGGGGGCCACATGTATATGTATCTAATGTATTTGGTTTTAAATATGGTTTTTTTACTACTTGGAGTTATTGGATAATTTCCTTTGTAAGTACTACCGTTGTTGTTCTAACTGCTTTTTCGTATATAACACCTATTATAGAAAATAGCATAGGTAAATCCCTTTCTAAAGAGGCTATATTGGTATTAGAGATATTTTTAATACTTCTTTTCATGATCTTAAACTTATTAGGATCCACAACAAGTGCCAGAATGGAAATGGTGCTTTCATTACTCAAAACCCTGCCCTTGGTTATTCTTCCTATTGGTTGCTTATTTTATTTTGATACTACTCATTTTACCAATGGAACATTCCCAGTTGGTTCATTCAATAAAATATTATCGAATTCTACATTAATTTCTTTTTGGGGGTTTATTGGATTAGAAAGTGGTACTACGCCTAGTGAAAATGTAAAAAATGCAACAACCATTTCTAGGGCACTTGTTGTGGGTACAACTTTGGTAGCTATAATTTATTTTGGTATTAGCATTGTTGTTATGGGTGTAATACCCCTCACTGCATTGCAGGGCATGGATGCTCCCTTTATGGCTATAGCACAGTTGATATTAGGTGGTAACTGGCATATTCCTATAGCTATTGCTGTTTTTATTGTTTGCCTTGGAACACTCAACGCATGGATTTTCGTTTCTGGGCAAATTGCTGCCAGCGCAGCAAAAATAAATATGCTACCTTACCTGTTTACAAAAACCAATAAATATGGCTCTCCTCACTACAGTATTTTAGCATCTTCATTAGGAATTATTCCATTTTTAATCCTTACGTTAAATAACAGTTTAAAGAAACAATTACTAGACCTCATAGATGTTTCTGTGATTATTTTTCTATTGGTTTATGCTCTTTCAACTTGTAGTTATTGTAAACTACTATGGGATAATCGGATTGCAAGAACAAAAAGCAACTGTATAATAGGATTACTTGCCATGTTGTTTTCAATCTGGATGATCGTTTCTGCTATGAGTCTTTTTCATCTTATGGTTGTTGGAGTAATTATAGCAAGTGGTATTCCTTCTTATTTATATATGCGCAATAAATCCTTAATATCACAGGAACATACTACTACTGTAACTGATATTTCAGATAAAAAGTCTGTTTAA
- a CDS encoding ankyrin repeat domain-containing protein yields MYTVILSITPYFNIFLLQKLITGTYATDLLLEHPVIKLESKNRYGRTPLGQAVHDGHVEIVALLLKHGANPEGITTTKWGEFLSKLGSQKHKKIKELLDKAKQENV; encoded by the coding sequence ATTTATACGGTTATATTAAGTATTACCCCCTATTTTAACATTTTTTTACTCCAAAAACTAATAACAGGGACTTACGCAACAGATCTATTATTAGAGCATCCAGTTATAAAGTTAGAATCCAAAAACCGTTACGGACGTACTCCACTTGGCCAGGCAGTGCATGATGGTCATGTAGAAATCGTAGCGTTGTTGTTAAAACATGGAGCCAATCCGGAAGGTATTACAACAACAAAATGGGGTGAATTTTTGTCAAAGTTGGGTTCTCAAAAACACAAAAAAATCAAAGAGCTTTTAGATAAGGCAAAACAAGAAAATGTGTAA
- the htpG gene encoding molecular chaperone HtpG, with the protein MHEQGTISIHTENIFPIIKKFLYSDQDIFLRELIANGVDAIQKLKKLSSMGLYEASTEKLSIEVIINEKEKKLIIKDTGLGMTADEIKQYINQIAFSGATAFIEKYKEQMDQHQLIGFFGLGFYSVFMVAKNVEIITKSYHHGAQAVHWTCDGSTNFEITPTTKNEVGTEIIVHIAEDSEEFLNKEHIQSILNKHCRFLPVEIFFDGKVINHTTPLWTKNPTDLKSEDYLSFYKELYPLAPDPLFWIHLNIDHPFTLTGVLYFPKVANYFEQKETVQLYARQVFITNDVKEVIPDFLCLLHGVIDSPDIPLNVSRSALQSDKNVKKIGTYIGKKVAEKLEALFRQDRKAYEDKWNDIALFIKYGMITDDKFDEKTRELILLQSTTNHYYTIDEYKNKVSKNQTDKHGNIIFLYTTDPQKHAMYIQTAQHKGYDVLVLNSPVDTNFINFGEYKFDNIKFKGIDTDTLSNLIEKEEVLEQVLTEVEQKELKSIYEQTIGTEQTTWNVTSMLPEELPVTFVTSELLRRMEQFSQGRGTGKKDIFKSMHLAINGNHPLAKKILGITDKDLQKELVKNAYYLGLLAQGMLEGDLLATFIRNYTDKLLNA; encoded by the coding sequence ATGCATGAACAAGGAACTATATCCATACATACGGAAAATATTTTCCCAATTATCAAAAAATTCCTATACTCAGATCAAGATATTTTTCTTAGGGAATTAATAGCTAATGGTGTAGATGCGATTCAAAAGCTCAAAAAATTATCTTCTATGGGCTTATATGAAGCATCTACTGAAAAATTATCTATTGAAGTAATAATCAATGAAAAAGAAAAAAAACTTATCATTAAGGACACTGGCTTGGGAATGACGGCCGATGAAATTAAGCAATATATCAACCAAATTGCTTTTTCTGGAGCTACTGCATTTATAGAGAAATATAAAGAGCAGATGGACCAACATCAACTCATTGGTTTTTTTGGATTGGGTTTCTATTCGGTCTTTATGGTAGCTAAGAACGTTGAAATCATTACCAAGTCTTACCATCATGGTGCTCAAGCTGTTCATTGGACTTGTGATGGTAGTACTAATTTTGAAATCACTCCTACTACCAAAAATGAAGTAGGAACAGAAATTATTGTACATATAGCTGAAGATTCTGAAGAATTCCTAAATAAGGAACACATACAGTCGATTTTAAATAAACATTGTCGTTTCCTCCCCGTAGAAATTTTCTTTGATGGAAAAGTTATTAACCATACAACACCTTTGTGGACTAAAAATCCAACTGATTTAAAATCAGAAGATTATCTTTCTTTTTATAAAGAACTATATCCCTTAGCGCCAGACCCTCTTTTTTGGATACACTTAAATATTGATCATCCATTTACATTAACTGGCGTATTATATTTTCCTAAAGTTGCAAATTACTTTGAACAAAAAGAAACTGTTCAGTTATATGCAAGGCAGGTTTTTATTACTAATGATGTAAAAGAGGTTATTCCAGATTTCTTGTGCCTACTGCATGGCGTAATTGACTCTCCTGATATACCCCTAAACGTATCCAGGAGTGCCTTACAATCAGATAAAAATGTTAAAAAAATTGGCACATACATTGGTAAAAAGGTAGCAGAAAAACTAGAAGCACTTTTCCGACAAGATCGTAAAGCCTATGAAGATAAGTGGAATGATATAGCTCTATTTATCAAATATGGCATGATAACAGATGACAAATTTGATGAAAAAACAAGAGAACTTATCCTGCTACAAAGTACAACAAATCATTATTATACCATAGATGAGTATAAAAATAAAGTATCTAAAAATCAAACTGATAAGCATGGAAATATAATTTTTCTCTATACAACAGATCCACAAAAACATGCTATGTATATACAGACAGCACAGCATAAAGGTTATGACGTATTGGTACTTAATAGTCCTGTTGATACCAATTTTATTAATTTTGGTGAGTATAAGTTCGATAACATTAAATTCAAAGGTATTGACACCGATACACTTAGCAACTTAATTGAGAAAGAAGAGGTATTAGAGCAGGTGCTTACAGAAGTAGAGCAAAAGGAACTAAAATCCATTTATGAACAAACTATTGGTACAGAGCAAACCACGTGGAATGTGACATCTATGTTACCAGAGGAGCTACCAGTAACCTTTGTAACTTCTGAACTTTTAAGACGTATGGAGCAGTTTTCTCAAGGTCGAGGTACTGGAAAGAAAGACATATTTAAATCTATGCATTTGGCTATCAATGGGAATCACCCTTTAGCAAAGAAAATCCTTGGTATTACGGATAAAGATTTGCAAAAAGAGTTGGTAAAAAATGCTTATTATTTAGGACTTCTTGCACAAGGCATGCTGGAAGGAGATCTATTAGCAACATTTATAAGAAATTATACAGATAAGTTGTTAAATGCATAA
- the mnmA gene encoding tRNA 2-thiouridine(34) synthase MnmA, whose protein sequence is MNKKERVLVAMSGGIDSSVTAVMLHEQGYEVVGMTMKTWSYANSGGKKKETGCCSLDSINDARNIAVELGFPHIIVDIREEFGGHVINHFKSEYLAGRTPNPCVLCNTHIKWDALLQRANKLNCDYLATGHYAKVRQEGERYIISKGVDTHKDQSYALWGVSQESLSRTLLPLGGFTKKEIRAFATERGFTDLVHKSESYEICFIPDNDYRGFLKRQVPGLEEQVKGGEFVLEDGTVVGHHEGYPFYTIGQRKGLNLALGYPVYVTEIQKETNRIVLGTFDELSRDGMYVHKLNLSKYSNLNGKKIDTVTKIRYNDQGTPAVIEQVGDRMHVFFGSGVHAVTPGQAAVFYEEEDVIGGGWIVSAFKNQ, encoded by the coding sequence ATGAATAAAAAAGAACGCGTACTGGTGGCCATGAGTGGTGGTATAGATAGTTCCGTAACTGCTGTTATGTTGCATGAGCAAGGTTATGAAGTGGTGGGTATGACGATGAAAACTTGGAGCTATGCAAATAGTGGTGGTAAAAAAAAAGAGACTGGATGTTGCAGCTTAGACTCCATTAATGATGCACGTAATATAGCTGTTGAATTAGGGTTTCCACATATTATCGTGGATATACGGGAAGAGTTTGGAGGACATGTAATCAACCATTTTAAATCAGAATATTTAGCTGGAAGAACCCCTAATCCATGTGTATTATGCAATACACATATTAAATGGGATGCGCTTTTGCAACGTGCAAACAAATTAAACTGTGATTACCTAGCAACAGGTCATTATGCTAAAGTGCGTCAAGAGGGAGAGCGATATATTATCTCAAAAGGAGTAGACACACATAAAGATCAATCTTATGCGTTATGGGGTGTATCTCAAGAAAGCCTTAGCCGAACATTACTTCCTCTAGGTGGCTTTACAAAGAAGGAAATTCGTGCATTTGCTACGGAACGTGGGTTTACAGATTTAGTGCATAAATCAGAATCATATGAAATATGTTTTATTCCTGATAATGACTACCGTGGATTTCTAAAAAGGCAGGTTCCTGGTTTAGAAGAGCAGGTAAAAGGTGGAGAATTTGTATTAGAAGATGGTACTGTAGTAGGCCATCATGAAGGGTATCCTTTTTATACCATTGGTCAGCGAAAAGGGTTAAATCTTGCCTTAGGCTATCCTGTTTATGTTACAGAAATACAAAAAGAAACCAATCGAATTGTATTGGGAACTTTTGATGAATTATCTCGAGATGGTATGTATGTACATAAGCTTAATTTATCGAAATATTCAAATCTCAATGGGAAAAAAATAGATACAGTTACCAAAATCAGGTACAATGACCAAGGTACTCCTGCCGTTATCGAACAAGTTGGTGATCGCATGCATGTGTTTTTTGGTTCTGGTGTTCATGCTGTTACACCTGGTCAAGCTGCTGTCTTTTATGAAGAAGAGGATGTGATAGGAGGGGGATGGATTGTTTCAGCTTTTAAAAATCAATAA
- a CDS encoding DNA-directed RNA polymerase subunit omega has translation MNLNKKVYLTPRNISELIAPTGNIYESTVVITKRAKHLAMKLKEELDAKLEDYVSISQEKDSLDKHRQYEVSQHYERQPKPVLEAIKEFLEGDIAFRYYDDEKQGDRYMEEFE, from the coding sequence ATGAATCTAAATAAAAAAGTATATTTAACTCCTAGAAACATAAGTGAGCTGATTGCACCTACTGGTAATATTTATGAAAGTACGGTTGTTATTACTAAACGTGCTAAGCATCTAGCCATGAAACTAAAAGAAGAGTTAGATGCTAAGTTAGAAGACTATGTAAGTATTAGCCAAGAAAAGGATAGCCTAGATAAGCATAGACAATACGAGGTTTCTCAACACTATGAAAGGCAACCAAAGCCTGTATTAGAAGCTATTAAAGAATTTTTGGAGGGGGATATTGCTTTCCGTTATTATGACGATGAGAAGCAAGGTGACCGATATATGGAGGAATTTGAATAA
- the gltX gene encoding glutamate--tRNA ligase produces MNNAIKVRFAPSPTGALHIGSVRTILYNYLFAKKHGGQFILRIEDTDQKRFVPGAEEYILESLRWLGIVPDEGPEQGGPYAPYKQSERTDIYKQHIQRLLDAGHAYYAFDSQEDIEEMRIRLKEAKVTSPQYNSISREWMKNQFTLPPEQVKEWIDGGKPYVIRLNVPHKEHIRFHDVIRGWVKVDTSVLDDKVLMKSDGIPTYHFASVVDDYLMQITHVIRGEEWLPSMPIHVLLYRYFGWSEQMPKFVHLPLLLSPNGTGKLSKRHADEYGFPAFPIIWNRPELTVKKGFREQGYLPEALLNFLALLGWSPGNDQELFTQKELIKAFSLERLGKSGAKFDITKANWFNQQHIKKQSPTVWAEYFIAEAAKEGITCNQENVIPICDLVKDRVTFPQDFWLEGKFFFVMAPINYDSDTIKKRWNVQIKEVLTDFMHALSTLTEWDHKHVKSLLQASIIAHNTSIGHIMPILRMAVTGVTAGPELMDTLILLGKDKVCARIIAFLNGCKIKLFI; encoded by the coding sequence ATGAATAATGCTATTAAGGTTCGATTTGCTCCTAGTCCAACAGGGGCATTACATATTGGCAGTGTTCGAACTATTTTGTACAATTATCTTTTTGCAAAAAAACATGGAGGACAGTTTATTCTACGCATAGAAGACACGGACCAAAAACGTTTTGTTCCTGGTGCCGAAGAATATATTCTAGAAAGTTTACGATGGTTAGGCATTGTTCCAGATGAAGGACCAGAACAAGGTGGCCCTTATGCACCATACAAACAGTCAGAAAGAACAGATATCTACAAACAGCATATCCAACGTTTGTTAGATGCAGGACATGCTTATTATGCATTTGATTCTCAAGAAGATATAGAGGAAATGCGTATCCGTCTTAAAGAGGCAAAAGTTACTAGCCCACAATACAATTCAATAAGCCGTGAATGGATGAAAAATCAATTTACGCTTCCTCCAGAACAAGTAAAAGAGTGGATAGATGGTGGGAAGCCATATGTAATTCGGCTGAATGTACCCCATAAAGAGCATATTCGTTTTCATGATGTGATACGCGGTTGGGTCAAAGTAGATACCTCCGTTCTAGATGATAAGGTATTAATGAAATCGGATGGTATACCTACTTATCATTTTGCCAGTGTAGTAGATGATTACTTAATGCAAATTACCCATGTCATCCGTGGAGAGGAATGGCTACCTTCTATGCCCATTCATGTACTGCTGTACCGTTATTTTGGTTGGAGCGAGCAGATGCCCAAATTTGTGCATTTGCCTCTATTATTATCTCCAAATGGAACAGGTAAATTAAGTAAACGTCATGCCGATGAATATGGATTTCCTGCATTCCCCATTATTTGGAATAGACCAGAACTTACTGTCAAGAAAGGATTTAGAGAGCAAGGTTACTTGCCAGAAGCGTTATTAAACTTTCTTGCCTTATTAGGATGGAGTCCAGGAAATGACCAAGAGCTGTTTACGCAAAAAGAACTCATAAAAGCTTTTTCATTAGAAAGATTGGGAAAATCTGGAGCAAAATTTGATATCACTAAAGCCAATTGGTTTAATCAACAGCATATAAAAAAACAAAGTCCAACTGTTTGGGCAGAATATTTTATAGCAGAAGCTGCTAAAGAAGGAATAACATGTAATCAAGAAAATGTGATTCCAATCTGTGATCTTGTAAAAGATCGGGTTACTTTCCCCCAAGATTTTTGGCTAGAAGGAAAATTCTTTTTTGTTATGGCTCCTATTAACTACGACAGTGATACAATCAAAAAAAGATGGAATGTACAGATAAAAGAAGTTTTAACAGACTTTATGCATGCGTTATCTACGCTAACAGAATGGGATCATAAACATGTTAAATCATTATTACAAGCATCTATTATAGCCCATAACACTTCTATTGGTCATATTATGCCCATATTGCGTATGGCAGTTACAGGAGTAACAGCTGGTCCGGAACTTATGGATACACTGATATTATTAGGTAAAGATAAAGTGTGTGCAAGAATAATTGCTTTCTTAAACGGTTGTAAAATTAAACTTTTTATTTAA